One genomic segment of Methylocystis hirsuta includes these proteins:
- a CDS encoding GIY-YIG nuclease family protein, with translation MPNPIEPTPRRDPDFINFPPFETEDLRANLARFLDTSFEEAVGQTRRVGNYKWGVYAFFDYDGEPIYVGQTNEMLRTRIRRHLTNQRTDAVAMSVLDPFEVLEIEVWPLPQYQETSGKDADARKHLDALERLITQRAVDRSEFKAILNEKDPPPGSLVVEAPRSLRARIVSDRVYELRSHPDFRIARRALIISRLAQVISERKVQGGLRRVLLTQALRLQWLASRRYDALGGAASVEQEGDEDG, from the coding sequence ATGCCTAATCCGATCGAGCCCACGCCTCGTCGCGATCCCGATTTTATAAACTTTCCGCCGTTCGAGACGGAGGATCTGCGAGCTAATCTGGCGAGATTTCTCGATACGTCGTTCGAAGAGGCCGTGGGGCAGACTCGCCGTGTCGGGAATTACAAATGGGGCGTCTACGCCTTCTTCGATTATGACGGCGAACCGATCTATGTCGGGCAGACGAATGAGATGCTGCGCACACGCATTCGTCGTCACCTGACCAATCAGCGCACTGATGCTGTTGCCATGTCAGTGCTTGACCCGTTCGAAGTGCTCGAAATCGAGGTGTGGCCGCTGCCACAATATCAGGAGACAAGTGGCAAGGATGCTGACGCGCGCAAGCACCTGGATGCTTTGGAGCGATTGATCACGCAGCGCGCGGTTGATCGGTCAGAGTTCAAAGCGATCCTGAACGAGAAGGATCCACCGCCTGGGTCGCTCGTCGTCGAAGCGCCCCGATCTTTGCGCGCGAGAATCGTTTCCGACCGCGTTTACGAGCTCCGATCACATCCCGATTTTCGGATTGCTCGAAGAGCGCTCATTATTTCGCGGCTTGCGCAGGTGATCTCCGAGCGAAAGGTCCAGGGTGGGTTACGACGCGTATTACTGACACAGGCCTTGCGCCTTCAGTGGTTGGCGTCGCGTCGCTATGACGCGCTGGGTGGCGCTGCGTCAGTTGAGCAAGAAGGCGATGAAGATGGTTGA
- the istB gene encoding IS21-like element helper ATPase IstB, translating into MTTSASADIPAPPRVLLGHHLRQLKLPTILREYEKVAAEAAREGQDHVRYLLRLVELELIDRERRMVERRIRAARFPAVKSFDTFDFAAIPSLNKPLVLELARCEYVVARDNIIALGNSGTGKTHVCLALGLAACQRGLSVAFTTAAGLVHQLMEARDEKRLLRLQAQLSAVKLLIVDELGYVPLSQTGAELLFEVFSQRHERGSTIVTSNLPFDEWTGVFGNQRLTGALLDRLTHHVHILEMNGESYRLKQSRARRRKELQPAPQPLIDPETGEMVPS; encoded by the coding sequence ATGACCACGTCCGCCTCTGCCGATATCCCTGCGCCGCCGCGGGTTTTGCTCGGCCATCATCTGCGGCAGCTCAAATTGCCGACGATCCTGCGGGAATACGAGAAGGTCGCCGCCGAGGCGGCGCGCGAAGGTCAGGATCACGTCCGATACCTTCTACGCCTCGTCGAACTCGAACTCATCGACCGCGAACGACGCATGGTCGAGCGGCGTATCCGCGCCGCGCGCTTCCCGGCGGTGAAAAGCTTCGACACATTCGACTTCGCCGCGATCCCATCGCTCAACAAACCGCTCGTTCTCGAACTCGCCCGTTGCGAATATGTCGTCGCCCGCGACAACATCATCGCTCTCGGCAACAGCGGCACGGGCAAGACGCACGTCTGTCTGGCGCTCGGTCTCGCCGCCTGCCAGCGCGGGCTTTCCGTCGCCTTCACAACGGCGGCGGGGCTCGTTCATCAGCTGATGGAGGCGCGCGACGAAAAGCGCCTGCTCAGGCTTCAGGCGCAGCTTTCCGCCGTCAAGCTGCTCATCGTCGACGAACTCGGCTATGTGCCGCTGTCACAGACTGGCGCGGAACTCCTCTTTGAGGTGTTCAGTCAGCGTCATGAACGTGGCTCGACGATCGTCACATCCAATCTGCCGTTCGACGAATGGACGGGCGTCTTTGGCAATCAGCGTCTCACTGGCGCACTGCTCGATCGCCTCACCCATCACGTCCACATTCTAGAAATGAACGGTGAAAGCTACCGGCTCAAGCAATCCAGGGCGCGGCGTCGCAAAGAACTTCAGCCAGCCCCTCAGCCGCTTATCGATCCAGAAACCGGCGAAATGGTCCCGTCGTAG
- a CDS encoding single-stranded DNA-binding protein, which translates to MRTTNLFILRGYVGQEPKAFDDGKIAKVSVATNRSWTDKKSRERIEKTDWVTVTLLNERDAAFVLKNVRKGAPIYAECRVAETSYEKDGKMIYGVDVVANVFDVLSRADSGEEDAA; encoded by the coding sequence ATGAGAACAACCAATCTTTTCATTCTACGCGGTTATGTCGGGCAAGAGCCGAAGGCGTTCGATGATGGCAAAATCGCCAAGGTCAGCGTGGCGACGAACCGCAGTTGGACCGACAAGAAATCGCGCGAGCGCATTGAGAAGACCGACTGGGTCACGGTCACCCTCCTGAATGAGCGCGACGCGGCTTTCGTGTTGAAGAATGTCAGGAAGGGCGCGCCGATCTACGCCGAATGTCGCGTTGCCGAAACGTCCTATGAGAAGGACGGTAAGATGATTTACGGTGTGGACGTGGTCGCCAATGTGTTCGACGTCTTGAGCCGCGCCGATAGCGGCGAAGAGGACGCAGCGTAA
- a CDS encoding transposase, whose translation MDVNPGKYTVLDYGMRWGIENMFSDFKSRGFGLMQSHIQKSDRLERLILIMSIALYWAISCGMFAERQAVADGLKKGL comes from the coding sequence ATGGACGTCAACCCTGGCAAATACACGGTTCTCGACTATGGAATGCGCTGGGGGATCGAGAACATGTTCTCCGACTTCAAAAGCCGCGGCTTCGGCCTCATGCAAAGCCATATCCAAAAATCCGATCGTCTCGAACGATTGATCCTGATCATGAGCATCGCCCTCTACTGGGCGATCTCCTGTGGAATGTTCGCCGAGCGTCAGGCCGTCGCCGACGGCCTAAAAAAGGGACTCTGA
- the mobC gene encoding plasmid mobilization relaxosome protein MobC, with the protein MADNRHHDRRKTRFIGFRVDETEAAAFLSFCEAKNLTTTEALRRMVRAASDMGPTFDGEGRVEVVELTRQLRAIGVNLNQAVHHMNAGNAFPGENVRAWLIEAHGIMRALDALYASLTYRARRRAEAAIDQDRVS; encoded by the coding sequence ATGGCGGACAATCGACATCACGATCGGCGCAAGACGCGATTTATCGGTTTCCGCGTCGATGAGACGGAGGCGGCGGCGTTTCTTTCTTTTTGCGAAGCGAAGAATCTGACGACAACAGAAGCGCTGCGTCGCATGGTTCGAGCGGCCAGCGACATGGGGCCAACATTTGACGGCGAAGGACGCGTCGAAGTCGTCGAATTGACACGACAGCTGCGCGCTATTGGCGTTAATCTCAATCAAGCCGTTCATCATATGAATGCGGGCAACGCTTTCCCGGGAGAGAATGTGCGCGCGTGGCTGATCGAAGCGCATGGGATCATGCGGGCGCTCGACGCTCTCTATGCGTCATTGACCTATCGGGCGCGGCGACGCGCCGAGGCTGCTATCGATCAGGATCGCGTTTCATGA
- a CDS encoding IS630 family transposase (programmed frameshift), translated as MKRYAVRLSGEERAHLEAMLRKGKHGAKTLVKAHILLKADVSEAGEGLSDGEIIEQLETSASMVYRVRKQLVEEGFAAVLTRKPHTRPSVPRIFDGEKEARLIALSCSTPPKGYARWTLRLLEKKVVELEIVETASDSTIGRVLKKHSKPHRKQQWVIPPQADASFVAAMEDVLDVYQRPHDPARPVVCLDETSKQLLKETRAPIAMRKGQPRRVDYEYERNGTASIFMIFAPLEGRRDAIVTERHTAIDYAHALKHVADEMFPRAEKIVLVQDNLNTHKPASLYQAFAPQEARRLTERFEWHYTPKHGSWLDMAESELSVLSSQCLDRRIGDLATLRDEVAAWVAARNKHQAKADWQFTADDARVKLKSLYPIFPFKIVESAH; from the exons GTGAAGCGGTATGCGGTGCGCTTGAGCGGCGAGGAGCGGGCGCATCTGGAAGCCATGCTGCGCAAGGGCAAGCATGGGGCGAAGACGCTGGTAAAGGCTCATATTTTGCTGAAGGCGGACGTTTCCGAGGCGGGCGAAGGCTTGAGCGACGGCGAGATCATCGAACAATTGGAGACGAGCGCGTCGATGGTCTATCGGGTGCGCAAGCAGCTCGTAGAGGAAGGCTTCGCCGCGGTCTTGACGCGCAAGCCGCACACGCGTCCCTCCGTGCCGCGGATTTTTGACGGCGAGAAGGAAGCCAGGCTGATAGCCTTGTCCTGCTCGACGCCGCCGAAAGGCTATGCGCGCTGGACGTTGCGGCTGCTGGAAAAGAAAGTCGTCGAGCTCGAAATCGTCGAGACGGCGAGCGACAGCACGATCGGTCGTGTCTTAAAAAAACATTCT AAACCCCATCGCAAGCAGCAGTGGGTGATTCCCCCGCAGGCCGACGCCAGCTTCGTCGCGGCGATGGAGGACGTGCTCGACGTTTATCAGCGTCCGCATGATCCCGCGCGGCCGGTGGTCTGTCTCGACGAAACCTCGAAGCAGCTGTTGAAGGAGACACGCGCGCCCATTGCAATGCGGAAAGGCCAGCCGCGGCGTGTCGATTATGAATATGAGCGCAACGGAACCGCCAGCATCTTCATGATCTTCGCGCCGCTCGAGGGACGGCGGGATGCCATCGTAACCGAGCGTCACACGGCGATCGATTACGCCCATGCGCTCAAGCATGTGGCGGACGAGATGTTTCCACGCGCCGAAAAGATCGTACTCGTCCAGGACAATCTGAACACGCACAAGCCTGCGTCGCTTTACCAGGCATTTGCGCCGCAGGAAGCGCGCCGCCTGACCGAGCGCTTCGAATGGCATTACACGCCGAAGCACGGAAGCTGGCTCGACATGGCAGAGAGCGAGCTCAGCGTTCTCTCCTCGCAATGTCTCGACCGGCGTATCGGCGATTTGGCCACCCTGCGCGACGAGGTCGCGGCCTGGGTCGCCGCCCGCAACAAGCATCAAGCCAAGGCCGACTGGCAGTTCACAGCCGACGACGCCCGCGTCAAACTCAAATCCCTCTACCCAATCTTCCCGTTCAAAATCGTTGAATCGGCCCACTAG
- a CDS encoding P-loop NTPase, which produces MDKAIYMVGGSKGGVGKSMVTMALIHFLTARGEDVVVVDADTSNPDVMQNYESEIQCEGVNLDDADGWIRLVNLCDENADKTVIVNTAARNNQGVGAYGVTLSGTLDELKRRLVTLWVVNRQRDSLELLQDFLEAIPNSTVHVVKNGYFGADEKFELYNGSKTRKAIEGRGGKSLLFPDMADRVSDDLYSKRLSIRKALADMPIGNRAELKRWLAQVDSVFSAVVSNG; this is translated from the coding sequence ATGGATAAGGCGATTTACATGGTCGGCGGCAGCAAGGGCGGCGTCGGCAAATCCATGGTGACAATGGCGCTGATCCATTTTCTGACGGCGCGGGGCGAGGACGTTGTCGTGGTCGACGCCGACACCTCGAATCCTGACGTCATGCAGAACTATGAGAGCGAGATCCAATGCGAGGGCGTCAATCTGGACGATGCTGACGGTTGGATTCGGCTCGTCAATCTCTGTGACGAGAATGCGGATAAGACCGTTATCGTCAATACGGCGGCGCGGAATAATCAAGGAGTAGGGGCCTACGGGGTCACGCTGAGCGGCACGCTAGACGAACTGAAGCGGCGCTTGGTGACCTTGTGGGTCGTCAATCGCCAACGGGACTCGTTGGAGCTATTGCAGGATTTTCTCGAAGCGATCCCCAATTCGACCGTTCACGTCGTCAAGAACGGCTACTTCGGCGCGGATGAGAAGTTTGAGCTCTATAACGGGTCGAAGACACGCAAGGCGATCGAGGGGCGTGGGGGCAAGAGCCTGCTGTTTCCGGATATGGCGGACCGCGTCAGCGACGACCTTTACAGCAAGCGTCTCAGCATTCGAAAGGCGCTCGCCGATATGCCGATCGGCAATCGCGCCGAATTGAAGCGTTGGCTCGCACAGGTCGATAGCGTCTTTTCGGCGGTCGTGTCGAATGGCTGA
- a CDS encoding DNA cytosine methyltransferase — MPNFYEFFAGGGMARAGLGSGWTCLFANDFDHKKGLAYQANWGKGGELKVGDVRQVTVDALSGYADLIWGSFPCQDLSLAGGGAGLKGERSGTFYPFWDVITGLIDDNRAPKIIAIENVCGTLTSHGGRDFEAICKTFGEAGYRYGALIINASLFVPQSRPRLFVIGVRDDVTIDPSLLSPEPIEPFHTLGLRRAVDGISSRAKKKVVWWNLPTPPRRKISFADIIEENPSSVDWHTAAETKQILAMMSPVNKAKVEAAKRSGRRMVGGVYKRTRLDENGVKVQRAEIRFDDILGCLRTPAGGSSRQTIVVVDGNKIRSRLISSRETARLMGLDDAYKLPKNYNEAYHLTGDGVAVDVVRHLARYLLEPLLDVCAQAERAA, encoded by the coding sequence ATGCCTAATTTTTATGAGTTTTTTGCCGGTGGCGGGATGGCCCGGGCAGGTCTCGGGTCCGGTTGGACATGTCTGTTCGCTAATGATTTCGATCACAAAAAAGGTCTCGCCTATCAAGCCAACTGGGGTAAGGGCGGAGAGCTCAAGGTCGGCGATGTTCGCCAGGTCACCGTGGATGCGTTGTCAGGATACGCAGACCTGATTTGGGGGTCGTTCCCCTGCCAGGATTTATCTTTGGCTGGGGGCGGAGCCGGGTTGAAGGGAGAGCGCTCTGGAACCTTCTATCCGTTCTGGGATGTCATCACGGGGCTGATCGACGACAATCGCGCGCCGAAGATTATCGCGATCGAGAATGTTTGCGGCACGCTGACCTCCCACGGCGGACGAGATTTCGAAGCGATCTGCAAGACCTTTGGCGAAGCGGGATATCGATATGGCGCGTTGATCATCAACGCCTCTCTGTTCGTGCCGCAGTCGCGGCCACGATTGTTTGTGATCGGCGTACGAGATGATGTGACCATAGACCCCTCGCTCCTGTCGCCGGAGCCAATCGAGCCATTTCATACGCTGGGATTGCGCAGAGCTGTTGACGGCATTTCATCCCGCGCCAAGAAGAAGGTGGTTTGGTGGAATTTACCGACGCCGCCCCGCCGCAAGATTTCTTTCGCCGATATTATCGAAGAAAATCCTTCGAGCGTCGACTGGCATACCGCCGCCGAAACCAAGCAAATTTTGGCGATGATGTCGCCGGTCAACAAGGCGAAGGTTGAGGCCGCCAAGCGTTCGGGACGTCGGATGGTGGGCGGGGTCTACAAGCGCACCCGTCTCGACGAAAATGGCGTCAAGGTCCAACGGGCGGAAATTCGGTTTGACGATATCTTGGGATGTCTGCGGACGCCCGCAGGCGGTTCAAGCCGCCAGACGATCGTCGTCGTCGATGGAAACAAGATTCGATCGCGCCTGATTTCGTCGCGGGAGACCGCTCGATTGATGGGACTTGATGACGCGTATAAGCTGCCAAAAAATTACAACGAGGCGTACCATTTGACGGGCGACGGCGTTGCTGTCGATGTCGTTCGGCATCTTGCGCGCTATCTGCTCGAACCGCTTCTCGACGTCTGCGCTCAGGCGGAGAGGGCCGCGTGA
- a CDS encoding nuclease: MSRFPAASNSAAYAEPASKDTPTPAKDCAIKGNVNRKGEKTFHVPGSRDYARVIITGAVERMFCSEAEATAAGWRPAAGK; this comes from the coding sequence ATGAGTCGTTTCCCGGCCGCTTCCAACTCGGCCGCGTACGCCGAGCCGGCGTCAAAGGACACGCCGACGCCGGCCAAGGACTGCGCCATCAAGGGCAACGTCAACCGCAAGGGCGAGAAAACCTTCCACGTACCCGGCAGTCGCGACTACGCCCGGGTCATCATTACAGGCGCCGTCGAACGCATGTTCTGCTCCGAGGCCGAAGCGACGGCGGCAGGGTGGAGGCCGGCGGCGGGAAAATAG
- a CDS encoding single-stranded DNA-binding protein, whose protein sequence is MSQLNTHIQVGRIGQLKEVGANLVVTVCSNNPYKNGNGEWIDNPEWIEHTIFARQDSRIKWAREKLESGDLVQVTSRPKQTEWKAANGERRFGYTFAVEDIQRLADKPVKKAEAPASKPQGKKAR, encoded by the coding sequence ATGTCGCAGCTCAACACGCATATTCAGGTCGGCCGCATCGGTCAGCTCAAGGAAGTCGGCGCTAACCTCGTCGTCACCGTTTGCTCGAACAACCCCTACAAGAACGGCAATGGCGAGTGGATCGACAATCCCGAGTGGATCGAACATACGATTTTTGCCCGGCAGGACTCGCGCATCAAATGGGCGCGCGAGAAACTCGAATCCGGCGACCTGGTCCAAGTCACCTCGCGCCCGAAGCAGACCGAGTGGAAGGCGGCTAACGGCGAGCGCCGGTTCGGCTACACTTTCGCGGTGGAGGACATTCAGCGCCTCGCCGACAAGCCGGTGAAGAAGGCGGAAGCGCCCGCCTCGAAGCCACAGGGCAAGAAGGCCCGCTGA
- a CDS encoding DUF2285 domain-containing protein, with product MIPNQSNTVADVAPTTLELTDYDLSHMIVYLRLLDAARDGTGWEEASRIVLKIDPDVERERARRVYHSHYARARWMTQQGYKELLKMPNS from the coding sequence ATGATCCCCAATCAGTCCAACACGGTCGCAGACGTAGCGCCAACGACGCTCGAGCTTACCGATTACGATCTCTCGCATATGATCGTTTATCTGCGCCTGCTCGACGCGGCGCGTGATGGCACCGGCTGGGAGGAGGCCAGCCGGATTGTCCTCAAAATCGATCCCGACGTCGAACGTGAACGCGCGCGGCGCGTCTATCACAGCCATTACGCCCGCGCACGATGGATGACGCAGCAGGGCTATAAGGAGCTGCTGAAAATGCCGAATTCGTGA
- a CDS encoding phospholipase D-like domain-containing protein: MIHRCWFRIVVGAALLCGIGSLPVRAGDVEIHYAPDENLERIDVDLIRLARVTIDMAVYSLTDWAVVDALIEARRRGVGLHIVLDPSQQHALDRLRPIADDVRMKPAGAYMHLKSYAVDGRLLRSGSANLSASGLKQQDNDLVVLHNPSAAKSFEARFQQL, translated from the coding sequence GTGATCCACCGGTGCTGGTTTCGGATCGTTGTTGGCGCCGCCCTCCTCTGCGGCATCGGCTCCTTGCCCGTGCGCGCCGGCGATGTGGAAATCCACTACGCGCCTGACGAAAACCTTGAGCGCATCGACGTCGACCTGATCCGCTTGGCGCGCGTGACGATCGACATGGCGGTCTACTCGCTCACGGACTGGGCCGTCGTCGACGCGTTGATCGAGGCGCGCCGACGCGGGGTCGGCCTCCACATCGTCCTAGACCCAAGCCAGCAGCACGCACTCGACCGGCTTCGCCCCATTGCCGACGATGTCCGTATGAAACCAGCAGGCGCATACATGCACCTGAAGTCCTATGCGGTCGATGGGCGCCTTCTTCGGTCGGGGTCGGCCAACCTGTCGGCTTCCGGGCTCAAGCAGCAGGATAATGATCTCGTCGTTCTACACAACCCGTCTGCGGCGAAGTCCTTCGAGGCGCGCTTCCAGCAGCTATGA
- a CDS encoding LPD7 domain-containing protein produces the protein MTTLAALDLSILTEGIRRRLAAKNRAALDDLAAAVQSAERYRAQAAETSRVAPLPRRDARPDTGPRAPAPGEKPQVDDELRVMRAAAAKGGVAQNSVSADALAAKSQTARPLSPARGVGAPAVSAATAASRSPLIAKANLAAGSQAAVVKIASFGSGATRAHALLSYQSDRGELTLERHDGLMITGQRPVADFAATWRAEDGRAPSNDVLQFTMQFDGVLEAKQAQDALAEALRGHHYAWRLSQPDAHSRIDIVMTAASRERNAGGRLHRIYDNQRSIDGLRDRLEGAFSRDGEFTDPKWAHGVEGATTALARLTRAGEIDAYGPDGRALKDEAERLARGRPNRLPRAASREANISLEISKSWRPHMRSSAPRDFAHVILSAKPGTDKEAFMDAARATLGRAFAGHEYVFVMHRNREHIHVHAAVRLVRDDGKRLDPKIQDFSRWRDTLAAEARARGIAMENVRRFDQAHAPAYKLKDVKMMARGIAPPSVRRRVERVKNREIHRPTREEGRRRAQDAARQWRNVAALSPRPAPPPAPGSVRLYRLDSGGDRRGALFAADMATAAAYAKPDVAARMIYVDLPVSRVAELKSSHTQPGKVFVVPRTISAQSRPFDGAPSPAVAHFQQRAESALKGRAPSTDAEETGPMRTAETMIAARDSMADTISKIGKALPDDEARAQFAEQSRRLLDKADEAIAAQTNLEKQKADVQGDRYVKPEPARDLGPLITFERKGDEIHYHRHDATGAPQTLAFVDNGKQLDIRDWNNADSVNAALKVASGKWETLNITGSDAYKDTVARLAAEHGYKIANPEMQDRIRELRAEIEMNRARIAEGLAQSDDKQDAAPLAPQDKRDQPARAEGPTSTAAEREIRLQEIRGRVDREAARETQQAARTEGANQTNTVQTNEQTPYRSQAEAASAREADRSIEDNAHREMPIDPRQSEQMQNLRDQQSRVLKQEEEQRRVDRENAERINRELAQPRRPEGEGESR, from the coding sequence ATGACGACTCTCGCGGCGCTCGATCTTTCGATTCTGACGGAAGGCATTCGGCGTCGGCTGGCCGCGAAGAATCGGGCGGCGCTCGACGATCTTGCGGCGGCGGTGCAATCGGCTGAGCGTTACCGCGCGCAAGCAGCGGAGACATCGCGAGTGGCCCCCCTGCCTCGACGCGACGCGCGGCCGGACACAGGGCCGCGCGCGCCGGCGCCGGGCGAGAAACCCCAGGTCGACGATGAATTGCGGGTGATGCGCGCGGCGGCGGCAAAGGGTGGCGTTGCGCAGAACAGCGTGTCGGCGGATGCACTGGCCGCGAAGTCGCAAACTGCGCGGCCCTTATCGCCGGCGAGGGGCGTCGGCGCGCCTGCGGTGAGCGCGGCGACCGCGGCCTCGCGGTCGCCCTTGATTGCGAAAGCCAATCTTGCAGCCGGATCGCAGGCGGCGGTCGTTAAAATCGCCAGTTTCGGTTCAGGCGCCACTCGGGCGCACGCACTGTTGAGTTATCAAAGCGATAGGGGTGAACTGACGCTGGAGCGCCATGACGGGTTGATGATCACCGGGCAGCGCCCCGTGGCCGACTTCGCGGCCACGTGGCGCGCGGAGGATGGCCGCGCGCCGTCCAACGACGTGCTGCAGTTCACAATGCAGTTCGATGGCGTGCTGGAGGCAAAGCAGGCGCAAGACGCGCTCGCGGAAGCCCTTCGCGGCCATCACTATGCATGGCGCCTTTCGCAGCCTGACGCGCACAGCCGCATTGACATCGTCATGACGGCGGCGAGCCGCGAACGCAACGCAGGCGGCCGGCTGCACCGGATCTACGACAATCAGCGGTCGATTGACGGTTTGCGCGATCGGTTGGAGGGCGCATTCAGCCGGGACGGCGAATTTACCGACCCGAAATGGGCGCATGGGGTGGAGGGCGCGACGACGGCGCTGGCCCGACTTACCCGCGCCGGTGAGATAGACGCCTATGGGCCGGACGGCCGCGCGCTTAAGGACGAAGCGGAGCGCCTGGCGCGCGGGCGGCCGAACCGTTTGCCGCGCGCCGCGTCGCGTGAGGCCAACATCAGCCTGGAAATCTCTAAATCCTGGCGGCCGCATATGCGATCGAGCGCGCCGCGCGACTTTGCGCATGTCATTTTGAGCGCCAAGCCCGGCACAGACAAAGAGGCGTTCATGGACGCCGCGCGGGCGACGCTGGGGCGCGCGTTCGCCGGTCATGAATATGTTTTCGTCATGCATAGGAACCGCGAGCATATTCATGTGCATGCGGCGGTTCGCCTTGTCCGGGACGACGGCAAGCGGCTCGACCCGAAAATTCAGGATTTTTCGCGCTGGCGCGATACGCTCGCAGCTGAAGCCCGTGCCCGCGGCATCGCCATGGAGAATGTCCGGCGGTTCGATCAGGCGCATGCGCCAGCCTACAAACTCAAAGACGTGAAAATGATGGCGCGCGGCATTGCGCCGCCGAGCGTTCGCCGGCGCGTCGAGCGCGTGAAGAACCGGGAGATTCACAGACCGACGCGCGAGGAAGGCCGGCGGCGCGCGCAGGATGCCGCCCGCCAATGGCGGAACGTCGCCGCCCTGTCGCCGCGCCCCGCACCGCCACCAGCGCCCGGCTCCGTGCGGCTTTACCGTCTCGACAGCGGCGGCGATCGACGCGGCGCGCTGTTCGCCGCGGATATGGCGACGGCCGCAGCTTATGCGAAGCCCGATGTCGCGGCCCGCATGATTTACGTGGACCTTCCGGTGTCGCGCGTGGCCGAACTGAAGTCGTCGCACACCCAACCCGGCAAAGTTTTTGTCGTGCCGCGCACCATCAGCGCTCAAAGCCGACCGTTCGACGGCGCGCCGAGCCCCGCCGTCGCGCATTTTCAGCAACGCGCCGAGAGCGCTCTAAAAGGTCGCGCTCCGTCGACCGACGCAGAGGAGACAGGACCCATGCGAACAGCTGAAACGATGATCGCCGCGCGCGACAGCATGGCCGATACGATTTCGAAAATCGGCAAGGCGCTTCCCGACGATGAGGCGCGTGCGCAATTCGCCGAGCAGTCGCGCCGGCTGCTCGACAAGGCAGACGAAGCCATCGCCGCGCAAACCAATCTCGAAAAGCAAAAGGCGGATGTGCAGGGCGACCGCTACGTGAAGCCGGAGCCCGCGCGCGACCTCGGCCCGCTTATCACGTTCGAGCGTAAGGGCGACGAGATCCATTACCACCGCCACGACGCCACCGGCGCGCCGCAAACCCTCGCCTTTGTCGACAATGGGAAGCAGCTTGATATTCGCGACTGGAACAACGCGGATTCCGTCAACGCCGCGCTGAAAGTCGCATCCGGAAAATGGGAAACGCTCAATATCACCGGCAGCGACGCTTACAAGGATACGGTCGCGCGGCTCGCGGCCGAGCACGGCTATAAAATCGCAAATCCCGAGATGCAGGATCGCATTCGCGAACTTCGCGCCGAGATCGAAATGAACCGCGCGCGGATTGCGGAAGGCTTGGCGCAGTCGGATGACAAGCAGGATGCCGCGCCCTTGGCGCCGCAAGACAAACGAGACCAACCTGCCCGCGCCGAAGGTCCGACCTCGACGGCGGCTGAGCGCGAAATCCGCCTTCAAGAAATTCGGGGGCGTGTGGATCGCGAAGCGGCGCGCGAGACGCAACAGGCCGCCCGCACCGAAGGAGCGAACCAGACGAACACCGTGCAAACGAACGAGCAGACGCCCTATCGCTCGCAGGCCGAGGCCGCAAGCGCGCGCGAAGCCGATCGATCCATCGAGGACAATGCGCACCGCGAAATGCCCATCGATCCCCGACAGAGCGAGCAGATGCAGAACCTTCGCGACCAGCAATCGCGCGTGCTGAAACAGGAGGAAGAACAGCGGCGCGTCGACCGAGAGAACGCGGAGCGCATCAATCGCGAGCTGGCGCAGCCTCGGCGGCCGGAGGGCGAAGGCGAAAGCCGCTAA